A genomic window from Mesorhizobium sp. 131-2-1 includes:
- a CDS encoding Fic family protein: MEETVQRIEPARLEDVAEPISDALAELSASSAVLGAKLHPRTAANLADLVRIMNTYYSNLIEGHNTRPRDIERALAGEFDKDQERRNLQVEAAAHVRLQGEIDRLAAEGQLPEPASLDFLRWLHAEFYRDADEAMLRIRGADREFLMVPGRWRSQPEHDVTVGRHQPPSSDRVEAFMEHFASRYRFQRTGKAARILAIPAAHHRFNYIHPFPDGNGRVSRLMSHAMAHEAGIAAHGLWSISRGLARGLESRGDYKRMMDHADMPRQGDRDGRGNLSMRALPDFTLWFLRVCIDQVSFMSSLFDLNQLARRLQRFVQRYDLKPEAFRLIEEALLRGEFDRGEASRIAGLPERTARRVFTEVLELGLLASDTPKGPVSLRFPVDTLDELFPKLFPET; the protein is encoded by the coding sequence ATGGAAGAGACCGTACAGCGCATCGAGCCGGCGCGCCTGGAAGACGTTGCGGAGCCTATCTCCGACGCGCTGGCTGAGCTGTCAGCAAGCTCGGCGGTTCTCGGCGCCAAGCTGCATCCGCGCACGGCCGCGAACCTGGCGGATCTCGTGCGCATCATGAACACCTATTACAGCAACCTGATCGAGGGCCACAACACGCGCCCCCGCGACATCGAACGCGCCCTCGCCGGCGAATTCGACAAAGACCAGGAACGACGCAACCTGCAGGTGGAAGCCGCGGCCCATGTTCGACTGCAGGGGGAAATCGATCGCCTGGCCGCAGAGGGTCAGCTCCCAGAACCGGCTTCGCTTGATTTTTTGCGCTGGCTGCATGCGGAATTCTACCGTGACGCCGATGAGGCGATGTTGCGCATTCGCGGCGCAGACAGAGAATTCTTGATGGTTCCGGGTCGGTGGCGATCACAGCCCGAACATGATGTCACTGTCGGCCGCCACCAGCCGCCGTCAAGCGATCGCGTCGAAGCGTTCATGGAGCATTTCGCTAGCCGGTACCGCTTCCAACGTACGGGCAAAGCGGCTAGGATATTGGCGATTCCGGCCGCGCATCATCGGTTCAATTACATTCATCCCTTCCCAGACGGCAATGGACGCGTCAGCCGCTTGATGAGTCACGCCATGGCCCATGAGGCAGGAATCGCCGCGCATGGGCTGTGGTCGATTTCCCGAGGCCTGGCGCGGGGTCTGGAAAGCCGCGGCGACTATAAACGCATGATGGATCACGCCGACATGCCACGCCAAGGCGATCGCGACGGCCGCGGTAATCTTTCTATGCGGGCGCTGCCGGATTTTACCTTATGGTTTCTACGCGTATGTATCGACCAGGTCAGTTTCATGTCGAGCCTGTTCGATTTGAACCAACTAGCCCGGCGCCTGCAGCGGTTCGTTCAACGCTACGACCTGAAGCCCGAAGCTTTCCGGCTGATCGAGGAGGCGCTTCTGCGCGGCGAGTTCGATCGCGGTGAGGCCTCACGTATCGCTGGCTTGCCGGAACGTACGGCCCGCCGCGTGTTTACCGAGGTGCTCGAGCTTGGCCTGCTTGCGTCCGATACCCCGAAAGGACCGGTATCGCTACGCTTCCCGGTCGACACGTTGGACGAACTGTTTCCTAAGCTATTTCCGGAAACTTAG